In the genome of Botrytis cinerea B05.10 chromosome 5, complete sequence, one region contains:
- the Bcutp11 gene encoding Bcutp11 has translation MDKASKSVRDGRTYKERSQPEERKKWGLLEKHKDYSARAKDFNKKKAKLKVLKQKVLEKNPDEFYFGMVGKKGPVKTGKRYTGTVNGDRGNQVLNQDAVRLFKTQDLGYVRTERNKASKEVEQLEKRAVGIKARGKKVVFVEDEEEQREKAGDDDSDMDMDMDMDMDTDFDFEDDRSDDGKKDDDTKEDMATKNLRKLREKEADRLEVKLSIARQRLKALTDAEVALDLQRAKMAKSLTIGGVNKNGVKFKARERKR, from the exons ATGGATAAAGCAAGTAAATCAGTCCGCGATGGGCGCACCTATAAAGAGAGATCGCAACCTGAAGAGCGCAAGAAATGGGGACTTCTCGAAAAGCATAAG GATTACTCTGCCAGAGCGAAAGAtttcaacaaaaagaaagcaaagctTAAGGTGCTTAAGCAAAAAGTGCTCGAGAAGAATCCCGATGAGTTTTACTTTGGGATGGTGGGCAAAAAGGGCCCTGTGAAAACCGGCAAAAGATATACGGGAACTGTGAACGGCGATCGAGGCAATCAAGTTTTAAATCAGGATGCTGTGCGATTGTTCAAGACACAAGACCTGGGCTATGTACGGACGGAGAGAAATAAGGCATCGAAAGAGGTCGAacaattagaaaagagagcCGTGGGTATCAAAGCACGTGGAAAGAAGGTTGTATTtgtggaagatgaggaagaacaGAGAGAAAAGGCGGGAGACGATGATTCAGacatggatatggatatggatatggatatggatacggattttgattttgaggatgaTAGATCCGATGACGGAAAGAAAGACGATGATACAAAGGAGGACATGGCAACCAAAAACCTACGAAAACTTCGGGAAAAGGAGGCGGATAGACTGGAAGTTAAGTTATCAATTGCACGCCAACGGCTAAAAGCCCTGACCGATGCAGAGGTGGCATTGGATTTACAGCGAGCAAAAATGGCCAAATCTTTAACGATCGGCGGTGTCAACAAGAATGGAGTCAAGTTCAAGGCAcgagaaaggaagagataA